A genomic stretch from Gemmatimonadaceae bacterium includes:
- a CDS encoding inorganic diphosphatase, whose product MIHYWHDLPPGPHPPEEITAVIEIPFGSRNKYELDKKTGIMKLDRVLYSAVHYPGDYGLIPRTLHEDGDPLDVLVLVKEQTFSGCLIDVRPLGVLRMLDRGEPDDKILAVALRDPYYEEFFDIADIPQHLLKEVEYFFSTYKDLEGKRVQILGWEKSEFAMRVINESIERYDAEYMRVGP is encoded by the coding sequence ATGATCCACTACTGGCACGACCTCCCTCCAGGTCCCCATCCGCCGGAGGAGATCACGGCCGTCATCGAGATTCCCTTCGGCAGCCGCAACAAGTACGAGCTCGACAAGAAAACCGGCATCATGAAGCTGGACCGAGTGCTGTACTCGGCGGTCCACTATCCGGGCGACTACGGACTCATTCCGCGCACGCTGCACGAAGACGGCGATCCGCTCGACGTGCTCGTCCTCGTGAAAGAGCAGACGTTTTCAGGATGTCTGATCGACGTCCGTCCGCTCGGCGTGCTGCGCATGCTCGATCGCGGTGAGCCCGACGACAAGATTCTCGCCGTGGCGCTCAGGGATCCGTACTACGAGGAATTCTTCGACATCGCCGACATTCCACAGCATCTGCTGAAGGAAGTCGAGTACTTCTTTTCCACCTACAAGGATCTCGAAGGCAAGCGCGTGCAGATCCTGGGATGGGAGAAGAGCGAGTTCGCGATGCGCGTCATCAACGAATCGATCGAACGCTACGACGCCGAGTACATGCGCGTCGGGCCGTAA
- a CDS encoding aldo/keto reductase: MKYRNFPGTDVRVSEVGFGTWTISTGWWGDKTDAEAVAMLRRALDDHGVTFFDAADAYGNGRAERQIAEAFRGRRDEVVIGTKVGYDIYNEEAQKSRRGQSELPMRTDPAFIRYAVDRCLERLETDYIDVLQLHNAKMEHVRDAELWGTMRELQREGKIRAWGAAFGPAIGWLYEAVELVERERDINTIQMIWNVLEQHPGTGMLNAAKEHAPNCCFNIRVTHASGMLEGKYTEDTVFPENDHRRHRPRSWLINGVRKVKTLDFLTRDMTLGQAALKWLLAEPRVVTALPNVYDDEQLAEFAGVSDKPDLTREQMERVDELNETNFGIGEEPMSYKGTMSRDDAQRPAPIAHRA; encoded by the coding sequence ATGAAGTACCGTAATTTTCCCGGCACCGACGTGCGCGTGAGCGAAGTCGGCTTCGGCACGTGGACCATCTCCACCGGCTGGTGGGGCGACAAGACGGACGCCGAAGCGGTGGCCATGCTGCGCCGCGCGCTCGACGATCACGGCGTGACGTTCTTCGACGCGGCCGACGCGTACGGCAACGGCCGCGCGGAGCGGCAGATCGCCGAGGCGTTCCGCGGCCGCCGTGACGAGGTCGTCATCGGCACGAAGGTTGGTTATGATATTTATAATGAGGAAGCTCAAAAGTCCCGGCGCGGACAGAGCGAGCTTCCCATGCGCACCGATCCGGCGTTCATTCGCTACGCGGTCGATCGCTGCCTGGAGCGTTTGGAGACGGATTACATCGACGTCCTCCAGCTCCACAACGCCAAGATGGAGCACGTGCGCGACGCCGAGCTGTGGGGCACCATGCGCGAGCTCCAGCGCGAGGGAAAGATTCGCGCATGGGGCGCCGCGTTCGGCCCCGCGATCGGGTGGCTGTACGAAGCCGTGGAACTGGTCGAGCGCGAGCGCGACATCAACACCATCCAGATGATCTGGAACGTGCTCGAACAGCATCCAGGCACCGGCATGTTGAACGCCGCCAAAGAGCACGCGCCAAATTGCTGCTTCAACATTCGCGTGACCCATGCATCGGGCATGCTGGAAGGGAAATACACCGAAGACACGGTCTTCCCCGAGAACGATCATCGCCGGCATCGGCCACGCTCGTGGTTGATCAACGGCGTGCGCAAAGTCAAGACGCTCGACTTCTTGACGCGCGACATGACGCTCGGCCAGGCGGCGCTCAAGTGGCTGCTCGCCGAGCCGCGCGTGGTGACGGCGCTGCCGAACGTGTACGACGACGAGCAGCTCGCGGAGTTCGCCGGGGTGAGCGACAAGCCCGACCTCACGCGCGAGCAGATGGAGCGCGTCGACGAATTGAACGAGACGAACTTTGGCATCGGCGAAGAGCCGATGTCGTACAAGGGCACGATGTCGCGCGATGACGCCCAGCGCCCAGCGCCCATCGCCCATCGCGCATGA
- the hemB gene encoding porphobilinogen synthase translates to MPSFPSYRPRRLRRTEPLRRLIRETSLLPSQLILPLFVRPGSGIRQPVEAMPGVFQTTVDEMLRDARQASDLGVGGVILFGIPESKDANGSQAWNDDAPVQQAVRALKRELPELVVITDVCLCEYTDHGHCGVIHDGDVDNDETLEALAREAVSHARAGADIVAPSDMMDGRVGRIRAALDAEGYSTTPILSYAAKFAGPFYGPFRDAAESTPKFGDRRSYQMDSGNSDEALREVRLDIEEGADMVMVKPAGPFLDVIRRVKTETGYPLAAYQVSGEYAMIQAAAERGWIDGERVMMDSLLGIRRAGADVIITYFACDAAKLLTSQR, encoded by the coding sequence GTGCCGTCATTTCCGTCCTATCGCCCGCGCCGCTTGCGACGCACGGAGCCGCTGCGGCGGCTGATTCGCGAAACGTCGCTCCTGCCGTCGCAGCTCATACTACCGCTATTCGTACGTCCGGGATCCGGAATCCGCCAGCCGGTGGAGGCGATGCCGGGCGTATTTCAGACGACGGTCGACGAAATGCTGCGGGACGCCCGGCAGGCGTCCGACCTTGGCGTCGGCGGCGTGATCCTGTTTGGCATTCCTGAATCCAAGGACGCGAACGGGTCGCAGGCCTGGAACGACGACGCGCCCGTGCAGCAGGCGGTGCGCGCGCTCAAGCGTGAGCTGCCGGAGCTCGTCGTGATCACCGACGTCTGTCTCTGCGAGTATACCGATCACGGGCACTGCGGCGTCATCCACGACGGCGACGTGGACAACGACGAAACGCTCGAAGCGCTGGCGCGCGAAGCGGTCTCGCACGCGCGCGCCGGGGCCGACATCGTGGCGCCGAGCGACATGATGGACGGCCGGGTGGGGCGGATTCGCGCGGCGCTGGACGCGGAAGGGTACTCGACCACGCCGATCCTGAGCTACGCGGCGAAGTTTGCCGGGCCGTTCTACGGTCCGTTCCGCGATGCGGCCGAATCGACGCCGAAGTTCGGCGATCGCCGGAGCTACCAGATGGACTCCGGTAATTCGGATGAAGCGCTGCGCGAGGTGCGGCTCGACATCGAGGAGGGCGCGGACATGGTGATGGTGAAGCCGGCCGGGCCGTTTCTCGACGTCATCCGGCGCGTGAAAACGGAAACGGGCTATCCGCTCGCCGCGTACCAGGTGAGCGGGGAATACGCTATGATTCAGGCAGCCGCGGAGCGCGGCTGGATCGACGGCGAGCGGGTCATGATGGATTCGTTGCTGGGCATCCGGCGGGCCGGGGCCGACGTCATCATCACATACTTCGCGTGCGACGCGGCGAAGCTGCTTACTTCACAACGCTGA
- a CDS encoding sigma-70 family RNA polymerase sigma factor has translation MATLSNADIEMLVRRVRTHDAVAFERLFRALHAPLCEVVDSLVRSQDIAEEIVQELFFTVWINAKQLDIESSARAYLFTAARNRALAHLRHRSVIRRWTERAMRDESVNRTVSGPTPIDDSLEIDERTRLLRGAIDRLPVRCRTALILRLDHEMSQADIAQAMGVTIKAVEKLLASAKVRLRELVGSAADDAADTRG, from the coding sequence ATGGCGACGCTTTCGAACGCCGACATCGAGATGCTCGTGCGCCGTGTGCGCACGCACGACGCGGTCGCGTTCGAGCGGCTCTTTCGCGCGCTGCACGCACCGCTGTGCGAAGTCGTCGATTCGCTCGTTCGGTCGCAGGACATCGCCGAGGAGATCGTTCAGGAGCTTTTCTTCACAGTGTGGATCAACGCGAAGCAACTCGACATCGAATCGTCGGCGCGGGCCTACCTGTTCACGGCGGCGCGGAACCGTGCGCTCGCGCATCTTCGGCATCGCTCGGTCATTCGCCGTTGGACCGAGCGCGCCATGCGCGACGAAAGCGTCAATCGCACCGTGAGCGGGCCGACGCCGATCGACGATTCGCTCGAGATCGATGAACGCACGCGCCTGTTGCGCGGCGCCATCGACCGCCTGCCGGTCCGGTGTCGTACCGCCTTGATCCTTCGGCTCGACCATGAAATGTCCCAGGCCGACATCGCGCAGGCGATGGGTGTCACGATCAAGGCCGTCGAAAAACTGCTCGCGTCCGCGAAAGTCCGTTTGCGCGAGCTCGTCGGATCTGCCGCGGACGACGCCGCCGACACCCGAGGGTAG
- a CDS encoding FecR domain-containing protein, with translation MTDDELDARPGPRRAWRTDEQWTRLSERITGAGSHAPAKRASVHWYAVAAAVLIAAAATLLVTRHVDNASRGRTYATAAGKRLVIHLDDGSIATLGPASSLRISSSRRGRDMSLTGLGAFRVVHDDARPFIVRAGAATARDVGTEFTVRAYPEDSLVSVAVTSGAVALSDTLHPAVLTTITAGHLGVVAPGGAPVQVHSADASTYASWTSGALSFDNASLARVAAELERWFGVVITIPDTRLAQRHVTAIYSAPTLAGVLDGLAAAASFNHAQHGDTITFTPRTR, from the coding sequence ATGACGGACGACGAACTCGACGCACGCCCCGGACCGCGCCGCGCGTGGCGCACCGACGAACAATGGACACGGCTCTCCGAGCGCATCACAGGTGCCGGCAGCCATGCGCCGGCGAAGCGTGCTAGCGTACACTGGTATGCGGTTGCCGCCGCCGTGCTGATCGCGGCCGCCGCGACGCTGCTCGTTACCAGGCATGTCGACAATGCATCCCGCGGACGCACGTATGCGACCGCCGCGGGGAAGCGACTCGTCATTCATCTGGACGACGGATCCATCGCCACGCTCGGGCCGGCAAGTTCGCTGCGCATCTCCTCATCGCGCCGCGGCCGCGACATGTCGCTCACCGGACTCGGCGCCTTCCGCGTCGTCCACGACGATGCGCGGCCATTCATCGTCCGCGCCGGCGCCGCGACGGCGCGGGACGTCGGGACGGAATTCACCGTGCGAGCCTATCCGGAAGATTCGCTCGTGAGCGTCGCCGTCACGTCGGGAGCAGTCGCGCTCTCGGACACGTTGCATCCTGCGGTGTTGACGACGATCACCGCCGGACATCTCGGCGTCGTCGCGCCAGGTGGCGCGCCCGTGCAGGTGCATTCCGCGGACGCGTCGACGTACGCAAGCTGGACGTCGGGCGCGTTGAGCTTCGACAACGCATCGCTCGCCCGAGTCGCGGCGGAGCTCGAGCGCTGGTTCGGCGTCGTCATCACGATCCCGGATACGCGGCTCGCGCAGCGACACGTCACCGCGATCTACAGCGCGCCCACGCTCGCGGGCGTGCTCGATGGACTCGCCGCCGCGGCCAGCTTCAATCACGCGCAGCACGGAGACACCATCACGTTCACGCCGAGGACGCGTTGA